The sequence below is a genomic window from Ottowia sp. SB7-C50.
GGGTATGCGCCTGCGCGAGGCCGGCGTGGGCCCGCAGACCATCAGCGACGTGCTGTGGCACTCGACCACGTCAACGACCGCGCACTACTCGCTGGCGCAGCTGGTCGAGCTGCACGGCGCGCTGACGAAGATCGAGCAGCCTGCCAGCGGCTGGAACAAGACGCTGCTCACCCTGCGCCAGGAGGCCGAACAGGCCCGCCTTCGCCAAGTGAGTCACCCAAAAGTCACCCACCACACCCAGCGCATCGCCTGATCGCGCAAAGAAAAAGCCTTGCAACCCATTGAATTGCAAGGCTTGAAGATGGCGCGGCTGGCAGGATTCGAACCCACGACCCCTTGGTTCGTAGCCAAGTACTCTATCCAACTGAGCTACAGCCGCGCGAAGCCCGTAATTCTAACACACAAAAATGGTAGGGCGTGCTGGGCTCGAACCAGCGACCAAGGGATTATGAGTCCCCTGCTCTAACCAACTGAGCTAACGCCCCGCGCGAAACCGTCGATTCTAGGGCTTGCCCGAGCTCAGCGCGTTGCTGACGAGGCGCGAGGTGATGTCGACGATCTGGATCATGCGGTCGTACGGCATGCGCGTGGGGCCGATGACGCCCAGCGTACCCACCACGTGCCCGTCCACCTCGTAGGGCGCGCTCACGACCGACAGGTCTTCCATCGGCACGGTCTGACTTTCGCCGCCGATGAAGATGCGCACGCCCTCGGCCTGGCTCGACACGTCGAGCAGACGAATGAGCTGCGCCTTTTGTTCGAACAGATCGAACGCGCGGCGCAGCTGGTTCATGTCGCTCGAGAAGTCGGTCACCGCCAGCAGGTTGCGTTCGCCCGAGATGACAACTTCGTCCTGCGCCTGGCTCATGGCCTCGCTACCCAGTTGCACGGCGGCGTTCATCAGCTTGGCGATCTCGCCGCGCAGGCTGTCGACTTCCTGCCGCAGCCGCAGGCGCACCTGCTCGATGTCCATGCCCGAAAAGTGCGCGTTGAGGTAGTTGGACGCCTGCTGCAGATCGGACGCGCTGTAGTCATCGTCGGTGAACAGCACGCG
It includes:
- the hrcA gene encoding heat-inducible transcriptional repressor HrcA — its product is MLDDRARLLLKTLIERYIADGQPVGSRTLSKASGLDLSPATIRNVMSDLEELGLIVSPHTSAGRIPTSRGYRLFVDTMLTAQPQPELATPALAADQPQRVIANAAQLLSNLSQFVGVVMAPRRSSAFRHIEFLRLSERRLLLIIVAPDGDVQNRVLFTDDDYSASDLQQASNYLNAHFSGMDIEQVRLRLRQEVDSLRGEIAKLMNAAVQLGSEAMSQAQDEVVISGERNLLAVTDFSSDMNQLRRAFDLFEQKAQLIRLLDVSSQAEGVRIFIGGESQTVPMEDLSVVSAPYEVDGHVVGTLGVIGPTRMPYDRMIQIVDITSRLVSNALSSGKP